AAGAATATACGTGTGTTTTCTCATTTCCATTATTCTGATAAATAGTTGATTACCATTCATGCTGCTATTTTACTTTTTCATCACGAAGATACGTGGCAATATCTGCTAATAAATCATCACAATTGTCTGCATGAACACGCAGCTTCAGCGGTTCTGTCAAATCCAGGCTATATATCCCCATAATGGATTTCGCACTCAAAATATACGTGTCTGATACAATCTCCGCCTTATAATCAAAGCGAGATACGATTTCCACAAAATCCTTTACATCATTAATCTTTTCTAAACTCACATAACGCTCAACCATCAAACTCCTCCTTTATATATCTGGTTGCATTTCCTTCTATAATCATTCTGAAGACAACTGCTATAGTGTATGTTTATCCTTTTGTCAGGATGTTTCTACCATTCTATCATAGCTTGGTGCTAA
The nucleotide sequence above comes from Oceanobacillus timonensis. Encoded proteins:
- a CDS encoding HPr family phosphocarrier protein; its protein translation is MVERYVSLEKINDVKDFVEIVSRFDYKAEIVSDTYILSAKSIMGIYSLDLTEPLKLRVHADNCDDLLADIATYLRDEKVK